One Arvicanthis niloticus isolate mArvNil1 chromosome 13, mArvNil1.pat.X, whole genome shotgun sequence genomic window carries:
- the LOC117719259 gene encoding lymphocyte antigen 6F-like encodes MNSSHTTKSCVFILLVALLCAERAQGLICYRCRRVLLEASCPLVTCSKLDAFCVTKKIDSVFSVHRKTKKESFCFPSCPPTFERISLFLNVTNSCCKEDRCNAEYHTDDSTWTMTEVPLFSLGSVLLQTLLRWSFQ; translated from the exons ATGAACAGTTCTCACACTACAAAGTCCTGTGTGTTCATCCTGCTTGTGGCCCTACTGTGTGCAGAAAGAG CTCAGGGGCTCATATGTTACCGTTGCCGGAGGGTCCTACTTGAGGCTTCCTGCCCATTAGTTACCTGCTCTAAGTTGGATGCATTCTGTGTTACTAAGAAGATAGACTCTGTTTTCA GTgttcatagaaaaacaaaaaaggaaagtttCTGTTTTCCATCCTGCCCTCCTACGTTTGAAAGAATCAGTCTTTTTTTGAATGTGACTAATTCCTGTTGCAAGGAAGACCGGTGCAATGCAGAGTATCACACTGACGACAGCACCTGGACCATGACAGAAGTGCCTCTGTTCAGCCTGGGCTCAGTCCTCCTGCAGACCTTGCTGAGATGGTCCTTCCAATGA